The proteins below come from a single Triticum aestivum cultivar Chinese Spring chromosome 5D, IWGSC CS RefSeq v2.1, whole genome shotgun sequence genomic window:
- the LOC123120850 gene encoding probable L-type lectin-domain containing receptor kinase S.7, whose amino-acid sequence MAPRPPPFYLLAVVFFLLPVQPPPTADAATTVAFSFPSFSLRNLTLLGGASLRSASVSLPPPSSHALFPLPLPFPPNASFSTSFLFASPASARPASRLSFVLLPDPVAAAEGTGGNRSLPLEVAFDASKNRVHTSSAGKHIGGNSTGAVDLRNGNEVGSWVIYDALRTRLEVFLSHASLRPPTPALVVPNTTALAARFAEFMFVGFQVSCSSDNGSTDGGFVIHSWSFQTNGLRAVGLASRPSHSVSDSVRRAPASGDVAVASRKDGHRRRLAMGLGIPLPIVFLGAVMVFVILSMKKWRSRPAGFNGGVRAKAAGHPRQFMYQDLFSATKGFDPSLVVGSGGFGTVYKAVCPRSGVTYAVKRSKQSTESHNEFTAELTIIADLKHPNLVQLRGWCAEKDELLLVYEFMSNGSLDMALHSCSGVHRYPTLNWARRYNVAVGIASAVAYLHEEHDKQVIHRDIKCSNILLDSHFNPKLGDFGLARLKDPSTSPRSTLAAGTVGYLAPEYLQMGRATEKSDVYSYGVVLLEICTRRRPIDREAPGSMNMLNVVDWVWNLHSKGRLLDAVDMSLNGEYDTEQMTRLLLLGLSCVNPFSEERPVMRNVLGILEGKSEPLPVPKKKPLLVFVSNAPMDLEGIVSECNQSTVSSDLFELKIDIN is encoded by the coding sequence ATGGCTCCAAGACCTCCACCCTTCtacctcctcgccgtcgtcttcttcctcctccccgtccAGCCACCTCCCACCGCCGACGCGGCAACCACCGTCGCCTTCTCCTTCCCGTCCTTCTCCCTCCGAAACCTCACCCTCCTCGGCGGGGCCTCGCTCCGCTCCGCCTCCGTgtccctcccgccgccctcctcccacGCCCTCTTCCCGCTCCCTCTCCCGTTCCCCCCCaacgcctccttctccacctcctttCTCTTCGCCTCCCCGGCCTCCGCGCGCCCCGCCTCCCGCCTCTCCTTCGTGCTCCTCCCCgacccggtcgccgccgccgaggGCACGGGCGGGAACAGGTCTCTCCCGCTCGAGGTGGCGTTCGACGCGTCGAAGAATCGCGTGCACACGTCCTCCGCTGGCAAGCACATCGGCGGGAACTCCACCGGGGCGGTGGACCTGCGGAACGGCAACGAGGTCGGTTCGTGGGTCATCTACGACGCGCTCCGGACTCGCCTGGAGGTGTTCCTTAGCCACGCGAGTCTGCGGCCGCCGACGCCCGCGCTGGTGGTACCCAACACCACGGCCCTTGCGGCCCGCTTCGCGGAGTTCATGTTCGTCGGCTTCCAGGTCTCGTGCTCGTCCGACAACGGGAGCACCGATGGCGGCTTCGTCATCCACAGCTGGAGCTtccagacgaacgggctgcgcgcCGTCGGCCTCGCGTCCAGACCCTCGCACAGCGTGTCCGACAGCGTCCGCAGGGCCCCCGCGTCGGGGGATGTCGCTGTCGCCAGCCGTAAGGACGGGCACCGCAGAAGGCTTGCAATGGGGCTCGGCATTCCTTTGCCCATCGTGTTTCTCGGTGCAGTCATGGTGTTTGTGATATTGTCTATGAAGAAGTGGAGGTCTCGTCCTGCAGGGTTTAACGGCGGCGTCAGAGCAAAAGCAGCGGGCCATCCAAGGCAGTTCATGTACCAAGATCTCTTCTCGGCGACCAAGGGATTTGATCCTTCTCTAGTGGTTGGCAGTGGTGGTTTCGGTACTGTATACAAGGCGGTGTGCCCGCGCTCTGGGGTCACATATGCGGTCAAGCGCTCCAAGCAATCCACGGAGAGCCACAACGAGTTCACCGCCGAGCTTACCATAATCGCTGACCTGAAGCACCCTAATCTGGTTCAGCTGCGAGGGTGGTGCGCGGAGAAGGACGAGCTGCTGCTTGTGTACGAGTTCATGTCAAATGGCAGCCTGGACATGGCTCTCCACTCTTGCTCAGGTGTCCACCGTTATCCCACTCTCAACTGGGCTCGCCGGTACAATGTGGCAGTCGGCATTGCCTCTGCGGTTGCATACCTACATGAAGAACATGACAAGCAGGTGATCCACAGGGATATCAAGTGCAGTAACATACTTCTGGATTCGCATTTCAATCCCAAGTTGGGGGATTTTGGGCTTGCAAGGTTGAAGGATCCTAGTACTAGCCCTCGGTCAACCTTAGCAGCAGGGACTGTTGGTTACCTTGCCCCTGAGTACCTCCAGATGGGAAGAGCCACAGAAAAGAGCGATGTCTACAGCTATGGGGTTGTACTGCTGGAGATCTGCACACGAAGGCGGCCAATAGACCGAGAAGCTCCTGGCAGCATGAACATGCTGAATGTTGTTGATTGGGTTTGGAATTTGCACTCTAAGGGCAGGCTTTTAGATGCTGTTGATATGAGCCTGAATGGGGAGTATGACACAGAGCAAATGACGAGGCTGCTTCTTCTAGGTTTGAGCTGTGTGAATCCCTTTTCAGAAGAGAGACCTGTCATGAGGAATGTTCTAGGCATACTGGAGGGCAAGAGTGAGCCACTGCCTGTTCCGAAAAAGAAGCCGCTGCTTGTTTTCGTTTCAAATGCACCTATGGATCTTGAGGGGATAGTTTCTGAGTGCAATCAGAGTACAGTTTCAAGTGATCTCTTTGAGCTGAAAATCGATATAAACTAG